A single Triticum dicoccoides isolate Atlit2015 ecotype Zavitan chromosome 2A, WEW_v2.0, whole genome shotgun sequence DNA region contains:
- the LOC119359776 gene encoding uncharacterized protein LOC119359776: MRGSARSLVETATRQIKPGNGLARLMTITTPKKHEKEISPTESALPKDENVEPLVAFSRPPPLPPVLGPLIALSLFQTSSSDEDSK; this comes from the exons ATGAGGGGGAGTGCGAGGTCTCTAGTGGAAACTGCAACCAGACAAATCAAACCTGGCAATGGACTTGCGA GGTTGATGACGATTACTACTCCCAAGAAGCATGAGAAGGAGATCAGCCCTACTGAATCTGCCCTCCCAAAGGATGAAAATGTCGAGCCCCTCGTCGCATTCAGCCGTCCGCCTCCTTTGCCACCGGTTCTAGGCCCCTTGATCGCGCTCTCGCTTTTTCAGACTTCTTCTAGTGATGAAGACAGCAAATGA